From Paracoccus aminovorans, one genomic window encodes:
- a CDS encoding NAD-dependent epimerase/dehydratase family protein, translating into MVERLLAEGRDVTVLDDLSSGRRANLPPDVRLIAGDVADGALLDSLLQDVDRVFHLVARVSVQLCISDWMAAHRVNLGGTMAVLQAAQRAGKVPVVYASSAAVYGNRSGAACAEDDLPLPISPYGADKLGSEHQVRAMAEVHGLASVGLRFFNVYGLRQDAASPYAGVISKFCANRRADRPQVIFGDGGQSRDFIYVADVVEALLRAGASAAQGGGARVFNICTGAGTTLLELVAQLDLLAGRGASPVEHAALRSGDIRESLGSPLAAREGFGFIARTGIAEGMRALWDQPGNGAGS; encoded by the coding sequence CTGGTCGAGCGCCTGCTGGCCGAGGGGCGTGACGTCACCGTCCTGGACGACCTGTCCAGCGGGCGCCGCGCCAATCTGCCCCCGGATGTGCGGCTGATCGCCGGCGACGTCGCAGACGGCGCGCTGCTCGACTCGCTGCTGCAAGACGTCGACCGGGTCTTTCACCTGGTAGCGCGGGTTTCGGTGCAGCTGTGCATTTCGGACTGGATGGCGGCGCATCGGGTGAACCTGGGCGGCACCATGGCCGTGCTGCAGGCCGCGCAGCGGGCGGGCAAGGTGCCGGTGGTCTATGCCTCTTCCGCAGCGGTCTATGGCAACCGCTCGGGCGCCGCTTGCGCCGAGGATGACCTGCCGCTGCCGATCTCGCCCTATGGCGCCGACAAGCTCGGCTCCGAGCATCAGGTCCGCGCCATGGCCGAGGTGCATGGCCTCGCCTCGGTGGGCCTGCGCTTCTTCAACGTCTACGGACTGAGGCAGGACGCGGCATCGCCCTATGCCGGGGTGATCTCGAAATTCTGCGCCAATCGACGGGCCGACCGGCCGCAGGTGATCTTTGGCGACGGCGGCCAGAGCCGCGACTTCATCTATGTCGCCGACGTGGTCGAGGCGCTGCTGCGTGCCGGCGCGTCGGCGGCGCAGGGCGGCGGCGCCCGGGTCTTCAACATCTGCACCGGCGCCGGCACGACGCTGCTGGAGCTGGTGGCGCAGCTCGACCTCCTGGCCGGACGCGGCGCGAGCCCGGTCGAACATGCCGCTCTGCGCAGCGGCGACATCCGCGAGTCGCTGGGCAGCCCGCTGGCCGCGCGCGAGGGCTTCGGCTTCATCGCCCGGACCGGCATCGCCGAGGGGATGCGGGCGCTGTGGGATCAGCCGGGAAACGGCGCCGGGTCGTAG